In the genome of Desulfatibacillum aliphaticivorans DSM 15576, the window GGTCAGGTCATGAGCAAGAATGTTGATGGTAGCATCCGCGGTGGCTGCACCCGTGTTATTGGTGGAAATAGCCTGAACGCCGCTCATGCCAAGCGTGATGTCGCCGATGGTCAGGGCGCCGACATTATCCACACGCACGGCAGTAGGCCCTGCCACGCCCGTATCGCCTGCATAGGCTTCCAGGTTGTTGATGTTAACGTCCAGAAAGCTGTTGGCGCCTGAGCCGATGGTGGTTCCGGCGGTCATGACCAGTTCAGGCGCGGTAACGTCGTTGTAGTCCACGGCGTCCGCGTCGTCGATGGAGGTGGAAGCGGTCAGGGTCACACGATCGTGAGCCGTGACGGTTTGCAGGGTGATATTACCCGAAGCATTGGTAAGAACCACATTGCCGCTGCCTGCGCTGCCTCCGCCGCTGGCGGTAACCGTCTGGGCAGCCAGGGTGGCTACTCCCGTTCCAGCCAATCCAGCGCGGATGATGATGTCGCCATCGGCGTCCACTACGTTTTGCAGGACAATGCCGTTGGACTCGTCAATGACAATGTCTCCGCTGGTGGTGGAGCTTCCAACCAGTGTGGCGATGGTGGTTTCGATGGCCTCGCTCGCGGTTCCGATACTGCCCGCTGCGGTGGCGGTGAGGGTTCCGTTCGCGGCTACAATGTCGACAGATCCGTCGCCGGCCCCGGCTTCCAGGATGGAGCCTGCAATTGCGGCCAGGTCAACGTCGCCGCCGGCTTCGATGTAGTCCACATAGATGTTGCCGGCAAGGCTGCCTGCGGTGATGTCCACGTTATCCCCAGCCTTGACGGATGTCGCCAGGATGGAACCCGTGCCGCCATTGATCAGTGCGGTCACGTCGCCGAGGACGCCTTCCGCCTGCACGTCCGTGAGGGTCAGGTCCGAGTCGGACTGAATCCAGACATTGCCGGCGTTCCATGCATAACCCTCATGGATTTCCACAGGCGTCCCGCCATTGATGACGTTCAGGAACACGCCGCCGGCGCCGCTGGTGGACTGCACGCCGTTGGCGGCCCAAATGTCGCATGCGGTAATGTCGATAGCTGCCGCTGTGTTGCTTCCCGTACCTATACCGGAACCCGCTTTAAGAGTTACGCTGCCGGAAGTGACCGTGATGTCGGCGGTTGCGTCGCCTGTGCCAGCGCCCGCGCCGCGATCCAGAATCCGGCCGGTGGCCTCCACCTGGGCGTTTCCGGTAGCTGCAATGGCGCCGGCCAGGATCACGTCTCCGTTTCTAGCGAAAAGATCCACGCTGCCGGAGCTTGCCTGTACGGTTTGGCCCGCAGCGATGGTCAGATCGCCGTTCAAGGCCGCCAGCCAGATGTTGTCGCTTCCGCCTACGACGAATCCTGCATTCACGGTGTAGTTATCTTCCGCCATATGCAGAATCTGATCGTCGGGTCCGCCGCCGGAGTTAAAGTTAGGCGGGGCGGCTATAGTAACGTCGCCTGTCTGATAAATCTGGATATTATCTGTTGAATTAAACGAACCGACATTGGCCCACTTGGCGTCCACCGCCAGGAAAATGGAGCCGGTTCTGGGGTCGATCGGAGTGTTGGTTCCGATGTAGTAGCCGCTGCCGGCGGAACCAGCGTTAATGGTCAGGTCGTGTCCCGCAACCACCTGGGTGTAGAAGGGGATGACAGATGGCGCTGCAGCCGATCCGCCGTCTCCGTCGTCCAGCACGTTCTTGTTGGCGTTAATGGTAACGTCATAGCCGCTGACGGCGCCCAAAGTTATGCTGCCGCCGTTGGAATCAATGCTGACTGTTGTGGCGGTGCCGGTTGCTGCCACCACATAGTTGGCGAAAATATCACCGCCGGCCTCAATATCTATGGAGCCGGTGCCATTGGTAGCCATCACCTTGCCGGAACCGGCAATCGCCACATCCTGCTCATCGCCCAGGATGATGTCGTCGGTCTCATTGATGATGACCGAAGAGCCCGTGGCGTACAGGGTGTTGATGGTGGTTTCCAGCCCGCCCGCCGCAGTGCCTATGCCGCCGGAGGCCCACATGTCCAGGAGGCCGTTGGCTGTAATGATATCCACGCCAACATCGCCGGCGCCGATTTCGTTAATGGCGCCGGAGTTGGCCGTCAGGTCGATGTCGCCGTCAGCCGTCTGAATCACGCCCACCAGGATGTCGCCGGTGAGATTATTGGTGATGCTGATGTCGCCGGAAGTGGTGACCGCCACATCGGTGGCCGTCACATTGCCGGCGGCTGTGTTGCCCGCGGTGATGACGATGTCTCCCTTGACCGTATCCACATTCGTCAAGGTGATGCCGTCATTTTCGTCAATGTAAATGCCGCCCGTGCCAGTCACCGAAGCGATCAGAGTGGTTATGTCCGTTTCGATAGGATTGCCCGAGGCGCCTATTCCGTCTTCGGTCGTAATGGTCACGACGGCAGCCGCGCCTGTGGCTATGATATCCTCGCCGCCGGCGTCGCCTACATCGGCAAGAGCTCCATGCACTGAATAAATATTCACGGCGCTGGCGGTATTATTGGTTGTAATCAACTGGCCCAAAGTGATGTTTCCGTCTGCGTCCAGGTCGATGATTCCCGCTCCGGCGTTGACCACCGTACCGTTAGCCATGATGATTTGGCCGCCGTTATCACCCGCTTGGGTGTCAGCGGTTATAGCGACCTCGCCAGCCCCGACGGCGGTGATGTCAGCCGCGGTGTTATTCATGTCCACGGTACGGCCGGCCAGCAATTCCACATAGGAATTTGCAAAATTACCTGCAGTCAGGGATATGGCGTTGTTCAGGTCGATATCCGTCGTGGCGCCGCCCTGGGTGTCGATGGACACGATGCCGGTCGCGGCGAAACTGCCGGTGATGCTTCCATCGATCTGGAAGGTCCCCGCGTTGGAGGTCAGGTCTATATAGCCCGTGCTTCCTGCGGAATCGCCCGACAAGTCCCCGGTAATAACAACCGAACCGGCAGCGCCCTGGGAGTCCAGGATGATCCTGGACCAGCCTGCGCCGGCCTTGCTTTCGGTGGTAAGGTCTCCGGTGATGTACATGGCCGGTACGCCGTTTCCGACGTAACCAACGCCCTGGGAGCTGATGTCTATCAGGGATTGCCCTCGCTCGGAAACGGCGTCTATCGCTCCGCCGATTCTCACCTGGTCGGCGTTCGTGGCGCCGTTGGCGGTAATCGTTACGCGTGCAGGCCCAAAATTGGAGCCCCCGGTTTCTTCAGCCGCCGTGGCCGTCAGGGTTCCGCCCGCAGTGGTTTCCAGCCCCTTGGCCACCGTGATGATAATGTCGGCGGACCGGGCGCCGTCTCCGCCGGCCACACTGTCCTTTCCTGTCGCGACTATCGCCGCCTGGACGGTGGCGTCGCCCTGGCTGGTCAATGTCACCATGGCGTCGCCTTCGTCGGCCAATGCGGAGAGAGCGCCGGACACCACCAGAGCGTCGTCCGTCGCGCGTCCGCCCGTTCCGGCCGCGGAAACAGTAAGCGTGGCGTTGCCGCTTGCGGCGTCGGCGGTCACGTTCTGGCTGACCAGCACCCGGTTGGCCCCCGCGCCGCCGCCCGTGATGACGACCGTGGCGTTGTTGTCGCCGTCCGCCAGGATGGAGCCCACGCCGGCGCCGATGGACACGCCGCCGAGTGACGAGTTAATGGCCACTGTCGCATCCGTGCCGTTTTTCGTGTCGGAATCGGCTTGTATATCCACGGCGCCGTGGGCGGTGATGTTTCCCGTGGAGAAAATGTTCACTGCGGCAAGCCCGGTTCCGCCGTCGGCGTAAATGTCCGCATTGCTTTGCAAGCTAATGGCGCCGGTGATGCGCGCTCCGCCGGTGCCGATATTAACGTAGGCGTTAACGCCCGTGCTGGTGGCCGCGTCCGCCGTAATCTGAGTATTCACGGTAACGCCGGCGCCTGCAAGGATATTAACCCGAGCGGTCCCGGTGGTTCCGGCTTGAGCGGTCAGGTTGCCCGTCGTGTCCAGGGTTACGCTTTGGCCGGCGTCCACGGTAATGGTTGCATCGCCGTTGGCGTCCGTGGCGGACACAGCGGCGTCAATATTCACGCTTCCCGAGGCGGAGACTATGACACTGGCGGTATTGACGCCCGTTGCGTACAATTTTCCGTCAATATCAGCGCCGCCTGCTGAGGTGATCCACGTCCTGCCCACATTGCCGCCGGATACGGCTTTCACCGTGCCGTCAATATTTATGGTAGAGGCTCCGTCCGAAGTGTCCAGGGTGACTGTAGCCCCGTTGCCGGTTCCCGAGCCCAGGATTTGATCGCCTGTTCCAAGAGAAATGCCGCCGGTTCCGGCTGCGTCTATATCAACGGAGGCCAAACTGCCGTACGCCCTGACATCATTGTCCAGAGTCACGTCGCCGCCTGCGTTGAGCACAACGCCCCCTACAGGGCCGATGCTGCCGACGCTTCCGGCGCTGATGCCCGCACCATTGGAACCAAGGGAAATGTCTCCTCCGGTGGAATCGACCTTAACGTAAGCCGGGGCGGTGTTGCTTTTGGATAGGACAACATTGTCCAGGGAAACGTCGCCCACTGCGTCAATGTCAATGGATCCCGGCGCGCCTGTCGCGATAACCTGCAGGGAAGCCGTGGAGCCCATGGATACGGTCGTGCCCGCGTCGATGTCTATGACCGTCGAGCCGCCGGTGGCAACCACATCGTTATTGATGTCCACGGAGCCCAACACCGCCTCCAAACTGATGTCAGTGGGGGTGTTTGCTGTGGATGTAGCGGAAACACCGGAGCCGTTGGACCCGATGGATATGTTTCCGGCCGTGGATTTCACAGTGATGGTGGCCGGATTGACAGCCGTAACGTCCACGTCGTTGTTCAGCGTGACGTCGCCCTGAGCGAGAATATCTATCGAGCCCACGGAGGCGGAAGTTACCGCCAGGGACCCGGAGGAGCCCACGGTGACCGTGGTTCCGGCGTCTATGTCAATATAGGATACGCTGCCGCCGGAGGCTTGCACGGAGTTATCGAGATCCACGGAGCCATTAGCGTCCAGTTCGATCTTGGCCGGAGCTCCGCCGCCCGCCGTTGCGGAAATGCCTGTTCCGTTGGTTCCCAGGGTGATATTTCCTGACGTGGAGTCCACGTACACATAGGCAGGGCCGCCGCCTGTGGCCGCAACCACGTTATCCAGGGCCACCGTGCCCTTGGCGTCAATATCTATTGTTCCGGTGCCGCCGCCTGCATTCGAAATAATGCTTGCAGCCGCGCCCATGGTGACGCCGGCGTCGGAGTCGATGTCCACCAGAGCCACTGCACCGGAAGCGTAAACGGCCTTGTTAATGCTGATTGCGCCGCCCGTGCCGGCTCCCGTGGCCGTGTCCAGCCAGACCTGAGAGACTGCGCCGGTGGCGCCTACACCGGTCTCCGCCCCGGTTCCGAGGGTGATGCCAGCCGCGCCGTCGGCGCGCACGTAAACGTCTGCGTTTGAGCCGTCAGCAAATACGTCCTCGTTCAGGGAGACATTACCGCCCGCATTGACATTGATGGAGCCTACGGCCGAGCCGTTCGCTCTCAGGCCATTGCCCGAGTCGTTCAACGTGACGTTTGTTCCGGCGTCAATGTCAATCACTGCAACGGCGGCGGTGGCGGAAACCGTATCGCTGATGGTCACGGCGCCTGCCGTGGCGTTCAGGATGACGTTCGCGGTTCCAAACGCGCCTGCGGTGATCCCGTTTTCAGGACCTGCGAGGATTGTTATGCCGGTGGCGCCGTCAGCCGTAACGGAGATGCTGCCAAACCCCGCGCCGTTGGCGTCTACGTCTTCGTTCAAGCTGACATTGCCGGTTGTATCAATGGTGATGGTCGCTACGGAGCCGGTGGTCATGAGGCCGCTGCCGAGATCGTTCAGGGTGACGTCGCCGCCCGCTATAATGTCGATATCCGCGGTGTTTGAACCGTCCGCCTTGATCGTGTCGCTTATGGATACGGTCGTTCCGGCGTTGATGTCCACGGAGCCCTTGGCGCCGCCGTCAGCGTATATACTGCCGCTGTTGGTGATGGTCACGCTAGTGTTGGCGTCGATGTCCACATAGGCGGTGGTTCCGGTAGCCGCAAGAGCCCCATCGACGGTAACCGTCCCAGCAACCGCGTTCAGGTTGATGTCCGCCATGTCGCCCGCGCCGGAGCCGGCGTCGGCCGTTATACCGACGCCGCTGGAACCGGCGGCGATGTTACCGGTCACCGAGTCCACGTTCACGTAGGCGTTGCCGGAGGTGCTTCTTGCAGTCACCGTTCCAAACAGATCAACATTGCCGTTGGCGTCGATGTCTATAGAGCCCAGGTTCGCCCCGCCTGCGTAAGCCAGGATGCGGCCGCTGGAGCCCATGAACACGGCGTCCGCCGCGTCGATATCCACCGTGGCCGCGCCTGTGCCGGTCAGGGCGTCGCCCGCCTGCACCTTGCCGTCGATGGTCACGTCGGCCGCTGCATCCGTACCGGCGTTCAGGACGATTTTGGACAGGACCGCGCCAGGGCCTGTGGCGTCCGCCGTTACGGAGCCGGAAGAGCCTACGGTGATGCCTGCAGCGCCGGTTGTGGCGATGGACACGAAAGCATTCACAGACCCGGTGGCCGCAACGTTGCCGACCCCCGTCGATCCCACAACCACGCTGGCCGCGTTGATGGTGACGGAGCCGGTCTTGGAAGCGGCGTTGATGGAGCCGCCGCCGTCCACGGTCACAACGCCCGCGGCGTTGATGTCTACAATGTCCTTGAAGCCTGCGCCGCCTGCTGCGGCGATTGTTCCGCCGGTGCCCACGGTAACGTCAACGGCGTTGACCGTGACGATGGCGCCGGTGGCGATGGCGCCGGTGGTTCCGGCTGTCGCCTTGATGCTGCCGCCGTCCACGTCAACATCGCCGTCCGCGGTAATGGTGATGGAGGCGGTGTCGCCTGCGCCGCCGCCGGCCGTGCCGGAAAGCGCGCCGGAAACATTCACGTTTCCAAAGGATCCCGTACCAGGAGCCACATCATCATCGGCGGTTACGACAATAGAGACGTCCGCCGTGGAATTAACAACAAACTTGCCGTCGATGTTCACGGAGCCTTCGCCGGCATTGGCGCCGGCTGCGACATTAACCAGGGCGTTCCCGCCCGTGGCCGACACGGCAATATCGGAAGTTGCCGCTCCCGAACCCACCGTGACGTCGCCGTCCGCGGCGATGTCCAAGGTGGCGATTCCAGCGGTGGAGGTCACCTGAATGGCGCCAAGGGCGGTTCCGCCCGAAGCGGTGACATCGCCTGCGGCGTCAATGTCCACAGATCCTATAACGCCGACGGCCTTGACTCCGGCTTCGCCGTTGATAATCACATCATTTCCTGCACTTGCGTCCAGGATGATTGTGGAACTGCCGCCGCCGGAAGCCAG includes:
- a CDS encoding S-layer family protein codes for the protein AGSLNITANSVGGDGTANAALDIDIASGANVVNVTANTGGIYLRDVGAGNVALTNFNLTATGSGQNVSITAASGSILANSAAFDTNIGDDNIYLTTENVGSAKNIVFSALLDVSVDSGNVYLTSTGDVRDSGALTLLKANYLEIDATNGVGSSGTGTGSPFNVDVTSLKATSENAIYIREDDGVDVMGLETTANTAEIQLVAGGSIVLNGDVDADNSGDVTLDAITGAITRTSGTIYGGLLTISAADGIGATGATGLAIHTDVATLVADNSNTGDIVILEANNLTVGGSTAAQTVTNNSGDIIITSASGSLNVVQDVTAGSGGDGGVVLTTATNAQTVTIGTGVTVEGGAGGIGGVTIHSDDITLNTGVTLIANGGTGYDKGGDVKLYPTNSNLAITLNGAGNVNFVTTPALTNLADFITVNDDGFLVIGDEAHSGNVTVAGTAAATFGSGTNVAVLTNKTVNLNLGASGDISTTGDVYIYAGQQIVDGGNDGSADILADNVYLNAGSGIGTAANANAAIDIVATDIYATNSTSNGVFLNILGATGAAGTGAVNVQEAHANANTAGQVWIQSTAVGGLTLTDVDTVNGAITVDQNTGAVTIVAVDGNTVAGANTVSIEGQGDVSLAGTANSHVYSAGNVDITSVQGNIVSGANTGVEVQGTNATLTAFASIGALNNEIRTQVADLDASAGVGDVRVVEADGLNLSDVDTQTGGIFITSDLGNISIDDVQSDVNLAGSADINIVATSGSVIFNAGGTLVGDDYVFIRAGVNIVSDGATGVNNEITAPRLALDVRGNIGGSGVNVLEVDADNLELLIRNDINGGSSNSAYIVDFDDLTLGGVIGGIMTGVVATAVGDVTIDISAAGSLAVVNDVNGVKADATSGDATINLTAGTDLSAADTILATTTGTGSFDASVTLTAGDNLTTTAAGTVTADVNGGSNSGNAAVTIVGNGTGVDRVVVGGNVTADAALGNAIIDISARGNGAGGSGTAALRVAGDLSAATLGMANAGVQIGVTTAGGSAYIDGAIDVSSLGVNGTDSVLIQTTQGDINLLGDITGSSTTTGSVTLNTQGGGAADINLSGAISLTGSGTGSFVEVLAGQNVGFTGSADIDLNGGASSYVRVDAAAGAITMANGARINAGSSGSIDLNANGNITIGQLITGLGGATVVTIDSTTGGVIDGGGSGGDDIIANEVGAITEINAATSIGATGGGEIETQIDTLYASGSVVAIIETDDIILGDTQAVAVPGAGIIRADGGTGTVVDITAQGDIYAYNIDATGGAGNADIFLTSNTGDVTVGAITAGLAGGDVNITANQNIFDDGDGGAFATYTEIDAGGSVNLTATNGHIGWTSSLDIFNTPANIWKAVDIDSGPVLNLNSSGNIQIFNDGSIGSLKTVPNGGQSGYEILIGAWGDITVGSALDTLQDNLALVALNGGNITLNAAAGASTGNVELYAEGDIVDGNGTAAADVFAGNGATGGSIILTAGGAGGNGAIGSAGAGGAIDLDGDVVNAKSDGSGGIYLNDVVNTNGLEVSADAQGSGNISITGSVEDMTLVDVKTFDGNITVNATGAGNDVIITSVQSDYDTGTVGANDIAIQAASGSIKFGASGSLVSDDDATLKAGGGSIVSTTANAAVEITADYLHMEAQDSIGGSAPNAVLMTDVNTLTAHFGSDNATGDNVAAGLYLDNSGALEIGGTAGTGVHVGAALNVFQANATVEITADSLTLTELVDATTLGAYNASVTLTVDGGATGDLTVGSHVLASGGGSSTIILDASAGNDVIINGEAGVKAVGVIGSVDIDAAGDVTASGGTALGAIQVTSTAGIATLDIAADGDVTVGSGAATSDIAVSATGGNALVNVAAGANAGEGSVNIDGKFVVNSTADVSIVVTADDDVAPGTGSFGNVNVSGALSGTAGGGAGDTASITITADGDVDVDGGSIKATAGTTGAIATGAIVTVNAVDVTVGTGGTIAAAGGAGFKDIVDINAAGVVTVDGGGSINAASKTGSVTINAASVVVGSTGVGNVAATGSVNAFVSIATTGAAGITVGSSGSVTADATGPGAVLSKIVLNAGTDAAADVTIDGKVQAGDALTGTGAATVDIDAADAVFMGSSGRILAYAGGANLGSIDIDANGNVDLFGTVTARSTSGNAYVNVDSVTGNIAAGSSGVGITADAGSGAGDMADINLNAVAGTVTVDGALAATGTTAYVDIDANTSVTITNSGSIYADGGAKGSVDINAGTTVSISDTIKADGSNTADIDIIAGGDVTLNDLGSGLMTTGSVATITIDTTGNVSLNEDVDANGAGFGSISVTADGATGITILAGPENGITAGAFGTANVILNATAGAVTISDTVSATAAVAVIDIDAGTNVTLNDSGNGLRANGSAVGSINVNAGGNVSLNEDVFADGSNADVYVRADGAAGITLGTGAETGVGATGAVSQVWLDTATGAGTGGAISINKAVYASGAVALVDIDSDAGVTMGAAASIISNAGGGTGTIDIDAKGTVALDNVVAATGGGPAYVYVDSTSGNITLGTNGTGISATAGGGAPAKIELDANGSVDLDNSVQASGGSVSYIDIDAGTTVTVGSSGSLAVTSASVGSIDILAQGDVTLNNDVDVTAVNPATITVKSTAGNISIGSNGSGVSATSTANTPTDISLEAVLGSVDINNDVVATGGSTVIDIDAGTTVSMGSTASLQVIATGAPGSIDIDAVGDVSLDNVVLSKSNTAPAYVKVDSTGGDISLGSNGAGISAGSVGSIGPVGGVVLNAGGDVTLDNDVRAYGSLASVDIDAAGTGGISLGTGDQILGSGTGNGATVTLDTSDGASTINIDGTVKAVSGGNVGRTWITSAGGADIDGKLYATGVNTASVIVSASGSVNIDAAVSATDANGDATITVDAGQSVTLDTTGNLTAQAGTTGTARVNILAGAGVTVNTQITADAATSTGVNAYVNIGTGGARITGAISLQSNADIYADGGTGLAAVNIFSTGNITAHGAVDIQADSDTKNGTDATVAINSSLGGVSIGAGVGSILADGDNNATVVITGGGAGANRVLVSQNVTADAASGNATLTVSAAGTGGRATDDALVVSGALSALADEGDAMVTLTSQGDATVQAAIVATGKDSVAGGDGARSADIIITVAKGLETTAGGTLTATAAEETGGSNFGPARVTITANGATNADQVRIGGAIDAVSERGQSLIDISSQGVGYVGNGVPAMYITGDLTTESKAGAGWSRIILDSQGAAGSVVITGDLSGDSAGSTGYIDLTSNAGTFQIDGSITGSFAATGIVSIDTQGGATTDIDLNNAISLTAGNFANSYVELLAGRTVDMNNTAADITAVGAGEVAITADTQAGDNGGQIIMANGTVVNAGAGIIDLDADGNITLGQLITTNNTASAVNIYSVHGALADVGDAGGEDIIATGAAAVVTITTEDGIGASGNPIETDITTLIASVTGTGGIYIDENDGITLTNVDTVKGDIVITAGNTAAGNVTATDVAVTTSGDISITNNLTGDILVGVIQTADGDIDLTANSGAINEIGAGDVGVDIITANGLLDMWASGGIGTAAGGLETTINTLYATGSSVIINETDDIILGDEQDVAIAGSGKVMATNGTGSIDIEAGGDIFANYVVAATGTATTVSIDSNGGSITLGAVSGYDVTINANKNVLDDGDGGSAAAPSVIPFYTQVVAGHDLTINAGSAGSGYYIGTNTPIDPRTGSIFLAVDAKWANVGSFNSTDNIQIYQTGDVTIAAPPNFNSGGGPDDQILHMAEDNYTVNAGFVVGGSDNIWLAALNGDLTIAAGQTVQASSGSVDLFARNGDVILAGAIAATGNAQVEATGRILDRGAGAGTGDATADITVTSGSVTLKAGSGIGTGSNTAAAIDITACDIWAANGVQSTSGAGGVFLNVINGGTPVEIHEGYAWNAGNVWIQSDSDLTLTDVQAEGVLGDVTALINGGTGSILATSVKAGDNVDITAGSLAGNIYVDYIEAGGDVDLAAIAGSILEAGAGDGSVDIVAANGTLTATAAGSIGTASEAIETTIATLVGSSTTSGDIVIDESNGIVLQNVVDADGDIIIRAGLAGTGVATLAAQTVTASGGGSAGSGNVVLTNASGNITLQTVTAHDRVTLTASTSIDDADAVDYNDVTAPELVMTAGTTIGSGANSFLDVNINNLEAYAGDTGVAGPTAVRVDNVGALTIGDITLGMSGVQAISTNNTGAATADATINILAHDLTVNEAVKAQGTDANINLSVSTGSISTSANGDISAIGGATAYVKLNATKGIDTLGTITGSATTDVDVQLLAHGTGNLDVGAAVTADAGAAGDSYMKLSTQTGSIVTQAAGTLTGSGDHARIHIDSGTGVGGPVVGDITINGAIDLNAGSSGSVNLRARLTGDIDIEAPITADATAGGVGVYATAVQGSVLTNAAISAAGTSNAVVDLQGQTTLTVNQAISAIGTNGFSTVDLTAVTGNLTTGVNGDITASGGTTVTVGLTAGGNIQTNGSIDADAGTGLADLSMTAAGSIDVNDAIAVTSTSGSVDIDLDANGGPIDTAVGASITGTATGATATTVDITLDASTSVTNNGSIDANAKTDATVELIAGSFIAVNDNIDAKGSNGAAIVDLNANGGNIATALAGSINATGGTTVDITLDATGNINNAG